From a single Alloactinosynnema sp. L-07 genomic region:
- a CDS encoding DivIVA domain-containing protein encodes MSLTPADVHNVAFSKPPIGKRGYNEDEVDAFLDLVEVELSRLIEENNDLRAQVEQLDAQLESARADLDDARTGGGVPTVAPSRVEEPRRLTPVPPPSALEQTSPGGGGDHHVQAAKVLGLAQEMADRLTGEAKAEADGMLAEARTKSEQLLSDARAKSDTMVNESRTRAETMLNDARTRAETLERQAREKATTLERDAQRQHTEIIGAVQQERTTLEKKIDELRTFEREYRTRLKTFLESSLRELGDRGSAAPTSEGGRGAGQQSGYSFGPRAEAG; translated from the coding sequence ATGTCGTTGACCCCCGCTGACGTGCACAACGTCGCGTTCAGCAAGCCTCCCATCGGCAAGCGGGGCTACAACGAGGACGAGGTGGACGCCTTCCTCGACTTGGTCGAGGTGGAGCTTTCCCGCCTGATCGAGGAGAACAACGACCTGCGCGCGCAGGTCGAGCAGCTCGACGCGCAGTTGGAGTCGGCTCGCGCCGACCTCGACGACGCTCGGACCGGCGGCGGCGTGCCCACGGTGGCGCCCTCCCGGGTCGAGGAGCCGCGTCGGCTCACTCCCGTTCCGCCGCCCAGCGCGCTGGAGCAGACCAGTCCCGGGGGCGGCGGTGATCACCACGTGCAGGCCGCCAAGGTCCTTGGCCTCGCGCAGGAGATGGCCGACCGGCTCACCGGCGAGGCGAAAGCCGAAGCCGACGGGATGCTGGCCGAGGCTCGGACCAAGTCCGAGCAGCTGCTCTCCGACGCGCGGGCGAAGTCCGACACCATGGTCAACGAGTCGCGTACGCGCGCCGAGACCATGCTGAACGACGCGCGGACCAGGGCCGAGACGCTGGAGCGTCAGGCCAGGGAGAAGGCGACCACGCTGGAGCGCGATGCCCAGCGGCAGCACACCGAGATCATCGGCGCGGTGCAGCAGGAGCGCACCACGCTGGAGAAGAAGATCGACGAGCTGCGCACCTTCGAGCGTGAGTACCGCACCCGACTGAAGACCTTCCTCGAGTCCAGCCTGCGCGAACTCGGCGACCGCGGTTCCGCGGCCCCGACCAGCGAAGGCGGCCGCGGGGCAGGCCAGCAGAGCGGCTACTCGTTCGGCCCGCGCGCGGAAGCGGGCTGA